From the Armatimonadota bacterium genome, the window CTGGCCCTTCGACGTCGCCGAGGTGACGGTGGCCCTACCGGTCCGGCGTATCCCTCGCCGCCCCTATGCCGACCTGGCCGACCTCCAGGGCACGGTGGGGGCGGCGGCGGAGGAGTCCATCCGGGCCTGGCTCGTCCCGCAGGCATGACGACGGGGACGGCCGGACGCTACGTCGGGCAGTCGGTGCGCCGCATCGACGGGGCCGCACTGGTCACGGGACAGGCGCGCTTCGTTGGCGACCTGTCCTTCCCTGGGCTCCTCCACGTCGCCATCCTGCGCAGTCCCCACGCCCACGCCCGCATCCGGCGGGTCGAGACCGCCGCCGCCGTCGCCATGCCCGGCGTGGTCGCCGTCCTGTCCGGCGAGGATGTCCGCCGCCACCTCGACCCCATCCCGCACCGCGTCGACCCTGCGTCGGTCGGGGGCCGCAGCGCGGAGGTCTGGGCGCTCGCGCCTGAGGAGGTCCTCTACGCGGGGCAGGGCGTGGCCGCGGTGGCCGCCGAGACCCTGGAGCAGGCGCGGGCTGCGCTGGCCCGCATCAGGGTGGCATACGAGCCGCTGCCCGTCGTGCTCGACGCCGAGGAGGCGTTGCGACCGGACGCGCCGCGGGTCGTGGAGGGATGGCCGGACAACGTCCTCCTGGCCGGGCAGATCCGTCACGGCGACGTCGAGGGGGCCATGGCGCGCGCCCACCGGGTGGTGCGGGCGACCATCCGGATCCACCGCTACTCCACCCAGCCCCTGGAGCCCCGCAGCTACCTGGCCGTCCCCGATCTCCTGGGGGACGCGCTGATCCTCTACGCGACCACGCAGAACCCCCATCAGCTCCGGCACATGCTGGCGCGGACCTTGCGCCTGCCTGAGCACCGGCTGCGCATCATCGTGCCGCGCCTGGGTGGAGCCTTCGGGCTGAAGATGATTGGGCACCCCGAGGAGTCGCTGGTCTGCCTGTTCGCCCTCCTCACGCGGCGGCCGGTCCGATGGGTGGCCAGCCGGGAGGAGGAGCTGCTCATCGGCGGTCGGGAGCAGGTGCACCACATCGAGGTGGGGTGCACGGCCGAGGGGCGCATGGTGGCCTTCCGCGACCGCTTTGTCGCCAACGTCGGCGCCCCCTACCCCACGCCTGGCTGGGGGATGGCGCCGCTCACCGCAGCCACCCTGCCCGGCGTCTACGACGTGCAGGACGTGGACATCGCCTACACGCTGGTGGCCACCCACAAGGGTCCTTGGACGGCATCGCGCGGGTACGGCAAGGAGGCGGCCACGGTGGTGATGGAGCGGGTCGTGGATCTGGTGGCGAGGGCGTGCGGCCTCGACCCGGTGGACGTCCGCCTGCGCAACCTCATTGCCCCCGACGCCTTCCCCTACCGCACCGCCACCGGGCTGGTCCTCGACAGCGGCGACTACCCGGCGTTGCTGCGGCGCGTCCTCGACATGGCCGGCTACGAGCGGCTGCGGGAGGCGCAGGCCCGGCTGCGCGCCCACGGTCGGTGGTTCGGGGTGGGCGTGGCGATGGAGCTCACTCCTGAAGGCGGCAGCCTCCCGCGGTCCCTGGTGGCCGGGTACGACAGCGCCACCGTGCGTGTCGCCCCGTCCGGGGCGGTGACGGTCCTCACCGGCGTGACCAGCCCGGGCACTGGCAACGAGACGGCGATGGCCCAACTCGTGGCCGAGGAACTGGGCGTTCCACCCGAGACCATCCGGGTGGTGCAGGGCGACACGGACCTGTGCCCCTACGGCTTTGGCACCTACAGTGGCCGCAGCGTCATCGCCGGAGGCACAGCCGCGGTGCTGGCGGCACGGGAGGTGCGGGCGAAGATGGCGCAGGTGGCGTCGGCGCTGCTCGGGGCGCCCCCGGACGTCCTGCGCTTCCGCGACGGACGGGTCGAGGTCGACGCCCGTCCCATCCACGACCACCGGCCCCGGAGCGTCGCCTTTGGCGAGGTCGCCTACGTGGCCCACGCGCAGGCCTACGACCTGGCCCGGATGATCGAGCCGCCGCTCGAGGCCACCCGCACCTACCGTCCGCCCACCATCAGCCACCGGCCGGACGCCCACGGACGGATCAACCCCTATCCTACGTACTCGGCCTGCGCGTACGTGGTCGCCGCAGAGGTGGACCCGGAGACAGCGGTCGTGCAGGTGCGGCAGGTCAGCGCCGTGCACGATGCCGGCGTGGTGGTCAACCCGGCGCTGGTGGCGGGGCAACTGCGCGGGGCCGTGGCCATGGGGCTGGGCGGGGCGTTGAGCGAGGAGGTCCGCTACGCTCCGGACGGGACGCGGCTGACCACTTCGCTGGGGGACTACCGCATGCTCCGGGCCCCCGACCTGCCGCCCATCGTCGTGGACCATCGGGTCACGCCCAGCCCTCACACCCTGCTGGGCGTGAAGGGGGGCGGAGAGGCGGGGGTGGGCGGGGCGGCCGCGGCCCTGATGAATGCCGTGGCCGACGCGCTGGCGCCGCTCGGGGTCGACGTGCTGGCGCTGCCGCTCCGTCCCGATGCCCTCTGGCAGGCCATGCAGAGCGCCAGGCACCGACGATGACCGCCCCCGTCTACCACGCCCCCGCGACGCTGGAGGAGGCTCTCGCCCTCCTGGGGGCCTGCGGGGACGAGGCCGCCATCGTCGCCGGCGGCCAGGAGGTGGTCCCGCTCCTCACGGCCGGACGGATCGCCCCGCGGATGCTCGTCGACCTCCGTCGGCTCGACGCCCTCACGGGGATCACCGAGGAGCCCGATACGCTCAGGCTCGGTGCCCGGGTCACCCACCGCGAGATCGCCTCCAGTCCGGTGGTGCGCGGTCGGTGGAGTCTGCTGACCCAGGCCGCTGCGGCAATCGGCGGCGGTGTCCAGGTGCTGAACCGCGGGACGCTCGGCGGTGCCCTCTGCGCCGCGCACCCCGCGTACGACTACGCTCCCTGCCTGGTAGCCCTCCAGGCGGTGGTGGTGCTGGCCAGTGCGCGGGGCCGTCGTTCTCTCCCGGTGCAGACGTTCTTCACGGGGGCGGGAAGGACCGCACGGCGGCCGGATGAGCTCCTCCTCGAGGTCCGCATCCCTGCACCGCCTCCGCCGACGACGGCCGCCTACCGGAAACTCCGTGCGG encodes:
- a CDS encoding FAD binding domain-containing protein, which gives rise to MTAPVYHAPATLEEALALLGACGDEAAIVAGGQEVVPLLTAGRIAPRMLVDLRRLDALTGITEEPDTLRLGARVTHREIASSPVVRGRWSLLTQAAAAIGGGVQVLNRGTLGGALCAAHPAYDYAPCLVALQAVVVLASARGRRSLPVQTFFTGAGRTARRPDELLLEVRIPAPPPPTTAAYRKLRAVWGGPGVVNAACLVRREGDRLVDIRLTVGAVEETPVVVSLDHLRGAPPDAVPERAAEAAQDLVRHPIEDAAAGAAYRRAMAGVMARRAVAAAMTARESP
- a CDS encoding xanthine dehydrogenase family protein molybdopterin-binding subunit, producing MTTGTAGRYVGQSVRRIDGAALVTGQARFVGDLSFPGLLHVAILRSPHAHARIRRVETAAAVAMPGVVAVLSGEDVRRHLDPIPHRVDPASVGGRSAEVWALAPEEVLYAGQGVAAVAAETLEQARAALARIRVAYEPLPVVLDAEEALRPDAPRVVEGWPDNVLLAGQIRHGDVEGAMARAHRVVRATIRIHRYSTQPLEPRSYLAVPDLLGDALILYATTQNPHQLRHMLARTLRLPEHRLRIIVPRLGGAFGLKMIGHPEESLVCLFALLTRRPVRWVASREEELLIGGREQVHHIEVGCTAEGRMVAFRDRFVANVGAPYPTPGWGMAPLTAATLPGVYDVQDVDIAYTLVATHKGPWTASRGYGKEAATVVMERVVDLVARACGLDPVDVRLRNLIAPDAFPYRTATGLVLDSGDYPALLRRVLDMAGYERLREAQARLRAHGRWFGVGVAMELTPEGGSLPRSLVAGYDSATVRVAPSGAVTVLTGVTSPGTGNETAMAQLVAEELGVPPETIRVVQGDTDLCPYGFGTYSGRSVIAGGTAAVLAAREVRAKMAQVASALLGAPPDVLRFRDGRVEVDARPIHDHRPRSVAFGEVAYVAHAQAYDLARMIEPPLEATRTYRPPTISHRPDAHGRINPYPTYSACAYVVAAEVDPETAVVQVRQVSAVHDAGVVVNPALVAGQLRGAVAMGLGGALSEEVRYAPDGTRLTTSLGDYRMLRAPDLPPIVVDHRVTPSPHTLLGVKGGGEAGVGGAAAALMNAVADALAPLGVDVLALPLRPDALWQAMQSARHRR